GATTTCTGGTCACAGTACACACACAACACCTGGAACCGAATTTCTGGTCACTGGACACAAACACCTGGAAACAGATTTCAAGTCCCTGTAGAAACATCACACCTGGAACTAGATTTCTAATTACTGTACACACTCAACATCTGGACTCAGATTTCTAGTCACTGTACAAACATCAAACCTGGAACCAGATTTCTAGTTACTGTACACACACAACACCTGGAAGCACATTTCTAGACACTGAACACACTCAACACCTGGACTCAGATTTCTAGTCACTGTACAAACATCAAACCTGGAACCAGATTTCTGGTCACTGTACACGCACAACACCAGGGACCAGATTCCAGACACTGTACACACAGAACACCTGGAAATGGATTtctgagcacacacacacacacacacacacacatacacacacttggAACCAGATTTCTAGTCActgtacacacccacacacctggAACAAGATTTCTAGTcgctgtacacacacacacatctggaACGAGATTTCTGGTCACTATACACACACAACACCTGGAACCAGATTTCTGGTCACTGTACACACACAACACCTGGAAATGGATTTATAGTCACTGTACACACGCTCACACCTGGAACAAGATTTCTAGtcactgtacacacacacacacacacacctggatcCAGATTTTGGTCACTGTATACACACACACCTGGAACCGGATTTCTGGTCACTGTACTCATACAACACCTGGAACCGGATTTCTGGTCACAGTACACACAACACCTGGAAAAAGATTTCTGGTCACTGTACTCATACAACACCTGGAACCGGATTTCTGGTCACTGTACACACACAACACCTGGAACCAGAGTTCTGGTCACTGTACACACACAACACCTGGAACCAGATTTCTGGTCACTGTATGCACACAAAACACGTGGAACCGGATTTTTATCACAGAACACACACAACACCTGGAACCAGATTTCTCATCACTGTACGCACACACCACACCTGGAACTGGATTTCTGGTCACAGTACACACACAACACCTGGAACCGGATTTCTGGTCACAGTACACACAACACCTGGAACCAGATTTCAGGTCACTGTACGCACACAACACCTGGAACCAGATTTCTGGTCACTGTACACACACAGCACCTGGAACCAGATTTCAGGTCACTGTACGCACACAACACCTGGAACCAGATTTCAGGTCACTGTACGCACACAACACCTGGAACCAGATTTCTGGTCACTGTACACACACAGCACCTGGAACCAGATTTCAGGTCACTGTACGCACACAACACCTGGAACCAGATTTCTGGTCACTGTACACACACAGCACCTGGAACTGGATTTCTGGTCACTGTACACACACAACACCTGGAACCAGATTTCAGGTCACTGTACGAACACAACACTTGGAACCAGATTTCTGGTCACTGTACACACACAGCACCTGGAACCGGATTTCTGGTCACTGTACACACACAACACCTGGAACTGGATTTCTGGTCACTGTACACACACAACACCTGGAACCGGATTTCTGGTCACAGTATACACAACACCTGGAACCAGATTTCTGGTCACTGTACACACACAACACCTGGAACCGGATTTCTCGTCACAGTACACACAACACCTGGAACCAGATTTCTGGTCACTGAACACACACAACACCTGGAACCGGATTTCTGGTCACAGTACACACACAACACCTGGAACTAGATTTCTGGTCACTGTACACACACAACACCTGGAACTGGATTTCTGGTCACAGTACACACAACACCTGGAACCAGATTTCAGGTCACTGTACGCACACAACACCTGGAACCAGATTTCTGGTCACTGTACACACACAGCACCTGGAACCGGATTTCTGGTCACTGTACACACACAACACCTGGAACTAGATTTCTGGTTACTGTATGCACACAAAACACCTGGAACCGGATTTTTATCACAAAACACACACAACACCTGGAACCGGATTTCTCATCACTGTACGCACACACAACACCTGGAACTGGATTTCTGTTCACTGTACCCAAACACACCTGGAACCGGATTTCTCATCACTGTACGCACACACAACACGTGGAACTGGATTTCTGTTCACTGTACCCACACACACCTGGAACCGGAATTCTTGTCACTGCACACACACAACACCTGGAACCGGAATTCTTGTCACTGTACACACACAACACCTGGAACTGGAATTCTTGTCACTGTACACACACACCTGGAACAATATTTCTGTTCACTGTACACACACAACACCTGGAACCAGATTTCTAGTCACTGTACAAACACAACACCTGGAACCGGAATTCTTGTCACTGTACACACACAACACCTGGAACAAGATTTCTGGTCACTGTACACACGCTCACACCTGGAACCAGATTTCTGGTCactgtacacacacaaacacctggAACCAGATTTCTGGTCACTGAACACACACACCTGGAACCAGATTTCTGGTCACTGTACACACACAGCACCTGGAACCAGATTTTGGtcactgtacacacacacacctggaaaAAGATTTCTGGTCACTGTACTCATACAACACCTGGAACCAGATTTCTGGTCACTGTACACACACAACACCTGAAAAAAGATTTCTGGTCACTGTACTCATACAACACCTGGAACCGGATTTCTGGTCACTGTACACACACAACACCTAGAACCAGATTTCTGGTCACTGTACACACACAGCACCTGGAACCAGATTTCTAGtcactgtacacacacacacctggaacCAGAGTTTTGGTCACTGTACACACACCTGGAACCAGATTTCTGGTCACTGTACACACACAACACCTGGAAAAAGATTTCAGGTCACTGTACTCATACAACACCTGGAACCGGATTTCTGGTCACTGTACACAAACAACACCTGGAACCAGATTTCTGGTCACTGTACACACACAGCACCTGGAACCAGATTTCTAGtcactgtacacacacacacctggaacCAGAGTTTTGGTTACTGTACATACACAACACCTGGAACCGGATTTCTGGTCACTGTACGCACACAACACCTGGAACCAGATTTCTGGTCACTGTACACACACAACACCTGGAACCAGATTTCTGGTCACTATACACACACAGCACCTGGAACCAGATTTCTAGTCACTGTACACACACAACACCTGGAACCAGATTTCTGGTCACTGTACACACACAACACCGGGAACCAGATTTCTGGTCACTGTACACACACAACACCTGGAAAAAGATTTCTGGTCTCTGTACTCATACAACACCTGGAACCGGATTTCTGGTCATTGTACACACACAACACCTGGAACCAGATTTCTGGTCACTGTACACACACAGCACCTGGAACCAGATTTCTAGTCACTGTACACACACAACACCTGGAACCAGATTTCTGGTCACTTTACACACACAGCACCTGGAACCAGATTTCTAGtcactgtacacacacacacacctggaacCAGTGTTCTGGTCACTGTACACATAAAACACCTGGAACCAGATTTCTGGACACTGTACACACACAGCACCTGGAACCAGATTTCTGGtcactgtacacacacacacctggaacCAGAGTTTTGGTCACTGTACACACACAACACCTGGAACCGGATTTCTGGTCACTGTATGCACACAACACCTGGAACCAGATTTCTGGTCACTGTACACACACAATACCTGGAACCAGAGTTTTTGTCACTGTACACACACAACACCTAGAAACGGATTTCTGGTCACTGTACGCACACAACAGCTGGAACCAGATTTCTGGTCACTGTACACACACAATATCTGGAACCAGTGTTCTGGTCACTGTACACATAAAACACCTGGAACCAGATTTCaggtcattggacacacacaacacCTGGGACCATATTTCTGGTCACTGTACACAAACACCTCAAAACAGATTTCTGGTCACTGTACACAAACACCTCAAAACAGATTTCTGGTCACTGGACACACAACACCTGAAACCAGATTTCTGGTCACTACATTAAGAAAACCTGAAATCAGATTTCTAGTTCTGTACAGACACCTCTAGAACCATATTTCTGGTCACTGTACACAAATATCTGGAACCAGATTTCTGTCACTGTACACACACAAAACCTGGatccatagaacaccacagcacagaaaacaggacatttggcccttcttgtctgtgccaaaacatcattccactcgTCCCGCTCAGTCCGTAAACCTCcactcctctcccatccatgtatttatcccaTTTATtgagagtgagcccacatttacattagctcgttccacattcccatcactttctgagtgaagaaattcctcccaaaCTTTTTGCCctcaagccatgtcctcttgtatttatctttcctaatctgtggaaacagccaactcacatttactctgtctatatccctcataattttgtaaacctctatcaaatctcccctccttcttctacGGTCCAACgaataaactgtttaatctttccctgtaactcagttcctgaaaacccggcaacatctcagtaaatcttcactgccctctttcaatctcattaatatctttcctgtagttcagtgaccagactgcacacaattctccaaatttggccttaccaatgtcttatacatcttcaacgtaacatcccaacttctgtaatcaatactttgatttatgaaggccaagatgtcaaaagctctttacaacccagtccacctgtgacatcacacgtgaagtgcaacatgtcattgaaaattgacaaagacttcttccctgctgatatcGGTGATGAACAcgttgaaaggtttcaccaggacattgtgatcatggaaaagtggtattggggggcaactggaatccgtcaacaccggccaactattgttggactgTGTTGATACTTCCACTACactggccaactgcagggggaaaccactgtattTGCAGGTAGGCCACCTGagtggctggccccacctgcccactgtcaatcactggcccatataaaCAGTCGAGCCGGCCCCTTTGGGAGTCAGTCGGGCACCTGGAGCCAGGAGGGTacagagacctggtgtgtacaagtttaagctgattaaagcctattgtaccaTCTGTGGGCCTTTTGTCTGAATTCTTCGCACAGCAGTGCTCAcgtggacactgacacgagaggcatcaaatGCGGAGTACAAGCGAAAATCacaattttaggtcagttgaactgacgTAATGTGTCAGCGTCGTCATGTtgaccaaatttggagcattgtgtgcaattctgggtgccgaactacaggaaggatatcaataagatagaaagagtgcagagaaggtttactaggttgttgcctggacttcaggaactgagttgcagggaaaggttaaacaggttaggactttattccctggtgcgtagaagaatgaggggagatttgatcgaggtgtttatgAAGGGGGTAGACAGAGTGGATACAAGTTGGCTTTTCCCTCTTAGATTGTGGGTTGTAAGAAGCAACGGACAGTCGCTCCGCAGAGCGCCACCTACCAAGTCCAGTGTGTCATTGCAGACTTCAGCTATTACTTGACTTTCTGAAGTTAACTCTGCCTACCACTTTGAGATGAGCACTAAAGACTCTCATAATTACCAACAACCTGCTTATAGTATGGATTTTCAGTTTTGGGAATAATTACCAACAACCTGCTTATAGTATGGACTTTCAGTTTTGGGAATACTTCTCAAATATTTGGTACTGTTCTGGATTTCTCTTGTGCCTTAACTGTAATTATCTCTCATCATCTCTGACTTCTACCTGTGATTACCTTTTGCATATGTAAAGTGTTTCATATGATTCCTACTGTAATTTATTCATGTTGTCCATAATTGTTTTGCAGCTTTCCACTTGTTTGAGCCCTGTTAGGATGTACGGTAAATTTCACTtcctcccccagcagccttcATGCACGATGCTCTGGCACGGTACCAAGCTGGTTTCGCTCTCCCTGCTCGGTTCTACGACGGATCGTCTGCACTAGTTTGGAACCGCCGCGCCAGTTGGTCACTAACCGCTGgttctggggtgggtggggggagctaCGCAGCGGTACACTCAGAGGGACTGGGTAGAACAAGTGCTAGCAGATCCCATCTCATGACAGCTAAACACAACATCCTCCTATCCACTGGCAACTAGCCACAACAGCAacgaggcatagtgactcagcagcacccgcAGGACTAATAAGAAGcccctggcctactcaacgtagCGACGTCATGAGGTTATTCgtacttcagatgtcatgacgccAGGTCACATGTCGTGTGTCTATATCAAGCTTGACAACACATCAGTAAAGGCTCCTACACTTTGCTGAccgacaacttcaggtgtggtatCATTATTCCTAACATTTCAATAGGATGGCGTATGATCACAAACATCCTCCACCAGAGGGtcgtagttttaagctgaaagggggagaggtttagggggaacgttaggggaaagtttttccactcagagagcagtgggagtgtggaacgcgTGTGGTGAACACGGGCTCGATGTGTGTTttaagatacatggatgagagaggcctGGAAgggtatggaatgggagcaggtcagtgggactggggagGTGATGGTCAGCATAgtctagaggggccaaatggcctgttttctgtgctgtagtattctatggttctcaaagtcaatttaatgtttctccatcttacgacgtgatacagcaaatctgaaattatctccgTGTACTGCTTGACATTCTCCATCTCAATCCCAAGtttctttttgggaagcaaaaccTGTTGCAAACATTTGTTCTCCAGTATTATTTGCTGTTCTCCTCACGCTAAACTGCAATGAGCACAGTCCCAGGCCATTCGATCCTCTGCTCAGAAACTCACCCTCCTCCTCCAGAATCAATCAGGTGAACCTCTGTATACCCCACCTCACATCAAGGTGCTGACCAACAGCCCACCGTTCTGTTTCGCCACAAATTCTACTTTCAAAGTGACTCAATTAAAACATCCTCCAACGTTCCATGAAaaacatcctcctcctcctcggctGGGACGTGCTGAAGCTGGACACCCAAGCTCAAATGTCATCCTCGAAACGAGGGTGCTCAGTCAGATCAGGCAGACCTCTCGAAGACCTAGTGTCCAGAGCTGGGAACAGCCACCCCAGGAGACTTGCTCCCTCAAGATTTTCTCTTCCAGGACTTCATCCCACACCAACAGCAAAACAGAACACATTTTAGAGCTGTCAGCCAAGCaacctgccctgggagtgtgtgacaggatggtgcagagggggcttcactctgtctaaccccgggaatgtgtgatggaacagtgcaGAGGTAGCTTcagtctgtgtctgaccccaggagtgtgtgatgggacggtgctgaggtaccttcactctgtgtctgaccctgggagtgtgtgatgggacggtgcagaggtagcttcactctgtctgacctcagggagtgtgtgatgggaggaaGCATCACTCCATGTTTAAACAAGACAGTTTTTATTTTCCATATCAGAGCTCCACAAAGTCTCCGACCTTGTCAGAAGCAGCAAAATCCACCGTTGGCCTGGAGATCCAAGTCCCGTGGACGGAGTCCCATGGAAGTCATCAGTGAGGGGAACTGGGACAAAGTGGCCCCACCTCCAGGAGCACAGGGTGCAGGCTCGCACCTTAGAATACACAGCTCATTTGCACACCTGATGTACGCAGACTGTCCGCACATCACCATCCTGCCCACACGTACAAACGCCGTCACGCTCATATAC
This genomic window from Narcine bancroftii isolate sNarBan1 chromosome 3, sNarBan1.hap1, whole genome shotgun sequence contains:
- the LOC138756884 gene encoding uncharacterized protein, producing the protein MGLQVIGHKQHLEPNFLSLYTLNTWNQISVTNQISGHCTHTAPGTRFLVTVHTHTWNQSFGHCTHTTPGKRFQVTVLIQHLEPDFWSLYTNNTWNQISGHCTHTAPGTRFLVTVHTHTWNQSFGYCTYTTPGTGFLVTVRTQHLEPDFWSLYTHNTWNQISGHYTHTAPGTRFLVTVHTQHLEPDFWSLYTHNTGNQISGHCTHTTPGKRFLVSVLIQHLEPDFWSLYTHNTWNQISGHCTHTAPGTRFLVTVHTQHLEPDFWSLYTHSTWNQISSHCTHTHTWNQCSGHCTHKTPGTRFLDTVHTQHLEPDFWSLYTHTPGTRVLVTVHTQHLEPDFWSLYAHNTWNQISGHCTHTIPGTRVFVTVHTQHLETDFWSLYAHNSWNQISGHCTHTISGTSVLVTVHIKHLEPDFRSLDTHNTWDHISGHCTQTPQNRFLVTVHKHLKTDFWSLDTQHLKPDFWSLH